The Glycine soja cultivar W05 chromosome 6, ASM419377v2, whole genome shotgun sequence genome has a window encoding:
- the LOC114416805 gene encoding glutamate receptor 2.8-like, translated as MHVIIHGNTADNESSDVKGIIGAILDSSSRIGQEHAVAINLALEDFHQKNNLSFALHVRNSQGDPLLAATAARDLIDNQKVQAIIGPQTWAETSLVAEVCTQKSIPFLSLADATPEWAMKKWPFLLQSSPRQIMQMKAIAEIVKSWKLYNVSMIYEDGDSSSTEVLSRLSEALTSVGTELSNVLTVPPLVSSSLSQQLEKLREGQCRVLIVHLSFPLALHLFETAKRMDMMGEGNVWITTGTFTSLVHSLNASTISNMQGVIGVKSYIPKLWHQYGNFYHRFRKKFSSENFEEFNYEPGIFATEAYDAATIVVDSMRKTNKKGGQFLLDKILRSNFTGLSGQIQFNGHERAPKHTFQIINVIGSSYREIGFWSDGLGFSKSLDPNASYSSSVKELGKVVNPTCDIRLRIGVPSMSIFKQYANVIQDHSENVTSFKGFAIDLFYETVKKLPYHLEYDYFAFNGTYDELVKQVYLKNYDAVVGDVTIVSTRYEYASFTQPFTDTGLVMVVPVKSKTGGRTWLFMKPFTKLMWILILVIIFYNGFVVWMIERNHCPELKGPILHQTTTMLWLAFCSLFSLNGDRLHSNLSRVAMVVWFFVALIITQIYTASLASMLIVEQFEPTVDSIQQLKNNNAIVGCDRGSYLQRYLQDALGINAENIKQFDSQESHANALRNKKIAAVFLDVPGAKIFLAKYCKGFVQAGPIYKLGGYGFVFPRGSPLLPGVNQALLNISESGTLRDLENSMLASEKCKDIIDPGAETTSLSPASFMVLFILTGGTSTTALLIYIFSESYLWPGQRTMWSLMMAVIKHWRSQKRLFSRRVHNVAKSPLNFAT; from the exons ATGCATGTAATTATACATGGGAACACTGCAGATAATGAGAGTTCAGATGTTAAGGGCATAATAGGAGCTATTTTAGATAGCAGTTCTCGCATTGGCCAAGAGCATGCAGTGGCTATAAATCTGGCATTGGAGGACTTTCATCAAAAAAACAATCTGAGTTTTGCTCTGCATGTAAGAAACTCTCAAGGAGATCCTCTTTTGGCAGCTACCGCAG CTAGAGATCTCATCGATAATCAAAAGGTGCAAGCCATCATTGGACCACAAACATGGGCAGAGACATCTTTAGTTGCTGAAGTTTGTACCCAAAAGAGCATACCTTTCCTTTCTCTAGCGGATGCAACTCCAGAATGGGCAATGAAGAAGTGGCCCTTCCTGCTGCAATCCTCTCCTAGGCAAATTATGCAGATGAAAGCTATTGCTGAAATTGTAAAGTCTTGGAAACTCTATAATGTCAGCATGATATATGAAGATGGAGACTCGTCATCCACTGAAGTTTTATCTCGGCTCTCTGAAGCTCTTACATCAGTTGGCACAGAATTAAGCAATGTTCTAACAGTTCCACCTCTAGTTTCTTCTTCATTGTCTCAACAACTTGAGAAGCTAAGAGAAGGACAATGCAGAGTCCTTATTGTCCATTTGTCCTTTCCTTTGGCACTACACCTGTTTGAAACTGCAAAAAGAATGGATATGATGGGGGAAGGTAATGTATGGATTACTACTGGTACCTTTACAAGCCTTGTTCATTCCTTGAATGCATCCACTATCTCCAATATGCAAGGGGTTATTGGAGTCAAGAGCTATATCCCAAAACTATGGCACCAGTATGGAAACTTCTACCATAGATTTCGGAAAAAATTTAGCTCGGAGAATTTTGAAGAGTTTAATTATGAGCCTGGAATCTTTGCCACCGAAGCTTATGATGCTGCAACGATTGTGGTTGATTCAATGaggaaaaccaacaaaaaagGGGGTCAATTTTTGCTGGATAAGATTTTACGTAGTAATTTTACTGGCTTAAGTGGACAAATTCAGTTCAATGGACATGAAAGAGCTCCAAAACATACTTTTCAAATCATTAATGTGATTGGGAGTAGCTACAGGGAAATTGGGTTCTGGTCAGATGGACTTGGTTTCTCAAAATCTTTGGATCCTAATGCTTCTTACAGTTCTTCAGTGAAGGAATTAGGAAAGGTAGTTAATCCAACATGTGACATACGACTAAGGATTGGTGTCCCCTCCATGTCAATCTTCAAACAGTATGCCAATGTTATTCAAGATCACTCAGAAAATGTTACTTCCTTCAAGGGATTTGCCATAGATCTTTTCTAtgaaacagtaaaaaaattgcCATACCATCTGGAATATGATTATTTTGCGTTTAATGGCACATATGATGAGCTGGTGAAGCAAGTTTATCTGAAG AACTATGATGCAGTTGTTGGTGATGTAACAATAGTGTCCACGCGTTATGAATATGCATCATTCACTCAACCCTTTACTGATACGGGACTGGTGATGGTTGTTCCTGTAAAATCAAAAACAGGTGGTAGAACGTGGCTATTCATGAAGCCTTTCACAAAGCTCATGTGGATTCTAATATTGGTCATCATTTTCTACAATGGCTTTGTTGTATGGATGATTGAAAGAAACCACTGCCCTGAACTGAAGGGCCCTATTCTGCATCAAACCACAACTATGCTGTGGTTGGCTTTCTGTTCTCTGTTCTCTTTGAATG GGGACAGGTTGCATAGCAATTTATCAAGGGTGGCAATGGTAGTATGGTTTTTTGTGGCTCTAATCATTACGCAGATTTACACTGCTAGCCTTGCCAGCATGTTGATTGTTGAACAGTTTGAACCAACTGTAGACAGCATTCAGCAGCTAAAGAACAACAATGCCATTGTAGGATGTGATAGAGGATCCTACTTGCAAAGATATCTGCAGGATGCATTGGGCATCAATGCTGAAAACATCAAGCAGTTTGACTCACAAGAGAGCCATGCTAATGCcctaagaaacaaaaaaatagcagCTGTCTTCCTTGATGTTCCTGGGGCCAAAATTTTCCTTGCAAAGTACTGTAAAGGGTTTGTTCAAGCAGGGCCTATATACAAACTTGGAGGATATGGATTT GTATTTCCAAGGGGATCTCCATTGCTTCCTGGTGTAAACCAAGCCCTGCTGAACATATCTGAAAGTGGCACACTTCGTGATCTCGAAAACAGTATGCTTGCATCAGAGAAATGTAAAGACATAATTGACCCAGGTGCAGAAACTACTAGTCTTAGCCCTGCAAGCTTCATGGTGCTCTTCATCTTAACTGGAGGCACTTCAACAACTGCTCtcttaatttacatattttctGAGAGTTATTTATGGCCTGGACAGAGAACAATGTGGAGTCTAATGATGGCTGTGATTAAACATTGGAGATCTCAAAAGAGACTGTTTTCAAGAAGAGTCCACAATGTTGCAAAAAGTCCTTTAAACTTTGCGACCTAG